In the Tindallia magadiensis genome, TTCTTTAGGACTTATTTTTATTGCCTATTCTTTGTTTGGAAGCAATATGCCGGGCTTTTTTGGACATCGTGGCTACCAATGGCAACAAATTGTTAATCACCTCTTTGTAACAACTGATGGCATATATGGCACAGCTGTAGGGGTAGCTTCCACATATATCTTTCTATTTATTCTTTTTGGTGCCATTATGAATAAATCAGGAATGGGTCAGTTTTTTAATGATATTGCCATGGCGGCTGCAGGACATACAAAAGGTGGACCAGCGAAAGTTGCGGTTATCGCCAGCGGATTTCTGGGAAGTATTAACGGAGCCGCTATTGCCAACGTGGTAACAACCGGTGCCTTTACGATTCCACTTATGAAACGTACTGGATACAGTGAAGATTTCTCTGGTGCCGTGGAAGCTTCTGCTTCTGTGGGTGGACAGCTTTTGCCACCGATTATGGGAGCGGCTGCTTTTATCATGGCTGAGGTGTTAGGGGTTCAATACCGAGTGATTGTAATGGCGGCCATCTTACCTGCCTTGCTTTATTATCTAGGAATTATGGTACAGGTACAAATGAGAGCTTCTAAAAAAGGATTGGAAGGAATTCCGAAGGAAGAACTTCCGACAGTAAAAGAAGTAATGAAAGAAAGGGGACATTTGTTACTTCCATTACTTTTCTTAGTGTACATGTTGTTTTTCAGTGGTAGAACCATTATTTTTTCAGCCTTTTTAACGATTTTAGTAACGATTTTTATCAGTACCTTACGCCCTACTACCAGAATGAATTTTAAGGAAATTCTTGAATCCTTGGATGCAGGAGCCCGATCGGTTGTACCTGTAGCTGTAGCTTGTGCAGCGGTTGGTCCGATTGTAGGAGTGGCTAGCATTACAGGATTTGGGCTTAGCATGGCCTATACCATTGTTTCTTTAGGTGGTACCAGCCTGATGTTTACCTTGATTTTTACTATGTTGACCTGCATTATTCTTGGTATGGGACTGCCGAGTATACCGGCTTATCTCATCACAGCAACCATGGCGGCTCCCGCTTTAATTCAACTGGGCATTGAACCAATTGTTGCTCACTTGTTTGTATTCTACTTTGCGATGTTTGCAAACATTACTCCTCCAGTAGCGCTGGCCTCTTTTGCGGCCGCAGGTATTTCTGGTGGTAACGCAATGAAGACGGGTGTTGAATCAATGAAGTTATCTATTGCCGGGTTTATTGTGCCCTATATGTTTGTTTATAATAGTGCATTGCTTTTAAGAGGGACTACTTTTTTAGAAGGTGTATTGGTAGCTTCGACAGCGATTATTGGGGTAACGATACTGGCTAGTGCAGCGGAAGGGTACTTCTTTGCGGTCATACCGGCGATTCAAAGAATCGTTCTTTTAGGAGCATCCTTGCTTCTGATTAGTGCTAATGCTATGCAAGATGCCATTGGAATATTGATTATTGCTATTATCTTAGGTTCACAATATGCAAAAGTAAAAAAGAAAAAGAAAGAAATGAGTCCATCAGGAACAACAGCGACAGAAGCTTAACTTGTTGCTCCAGGGCCCCCTCTGGAGCCCTTTTCTTATCCCTCTCCAGTTTTCTGGGGAGGGTTTTTTGTTGCTAAAAGATGGAATCTGTGTAAAATAAAGGAATGAGGGTAGCAATAAACGTGTAATAGTATCGTTTTAGATTGACATCAAGGAAAGCGGGTGTAAGTATGAATACGTGGCAATATAAAGAAGATAGAATCATTGAATTACTTAAAAAAGGAGAAAAAAGTCCAGATGCGTTGATGATAGGAATGGAGCTGGAGCATTTTGTTGTTGATAAAGCAAGTGGACAGAGTGTTTCTTATGAGCAGGATAAAGGAATAGAAGTTATTCTCAGTCAAATGAAGGATGAAGCACATCAACCTATATGGGAGAAAAACCATTTGATAGGGCTGTCTCACCCTGATTATCAAATTACCCTTGAGCCAGGGGGACAAATTGAAATCAGCATTCGACCCTGTGAACAATTAGAAGAGATGGCATCTATTTACCGCAACTTTTTAGATAAAATTATTCCTATTACAGAATCTCAGGATCAGTGGTTATTATGCATCGGCTATCATCCTAAATCCTCTATTCATGACATACCTTTTAATCCAAAAGAGCGGTATGTTTTTATGTCAGAATACCTTAAAAACCACGGCAGGTATGCTCATAATATGATGAAAGGCACGGCCTCGCTTCAGGTAGTGGTTGATTATTGTAACGAGGAAGACTTTATTAAAAAATTTAGGGTAGCTCATTTTTTAATGCCTGTTCTAGCTTTATTAACTGACAATGCTCCTTACTTTGAGGGTGCTGAAGTGACGCATCACAGTATGAGAACGGCTATATGGGATGAAACAGACCCTGCCAGAAGTGGACTGATCCCGGGTGTGATGGATAAGTCTTTTGGGTATCGAGAATATGCTCGTTATATTCTTAATGTCTGTCCCATTATGACCAAGAAAGATAACCGGTTTATTGATGCGGAAAACAAAAAAGCCGGTGAACTGGAAAACTTTGACTTGCTAAGTGACGAAGAAGTGGATCACCTGTTGTCTATGGTTTTTCCTGATGTTAGATTAAGGCAGTATATGGAGATCAGAATGGCTGATTCCATTCCTTTCCCCTATAATTTAGCCTTTGCTGCGTTGATTAAAGGATTATTTTATCAACAAGAAGCATTAGATTATCTGTACCGATTATCTAGGGATGTAACAGATCAAAAATTACTAAATTATAGAAAACAAATAATGAAAAAAGGATATGCGGTTAAAATAGAAGGACATACATGTGGCGAGATCATGCGTATTCTTTTTGACTTAGCAAAGAGAACCCTCAATAAAGAAGAAAGAGACTGGTTATCCAAACTGGAAGCACTGGTTGAAGAAGAAAAAACGCTGGCGGATATTTCGCTTCAACGGGCAAAAAAAGAAGAAGACTGGATGAAGTATCTTGCGGCAAATAGAGGATTCGGGGAGGAAAAAAAATGAAGGGACTTCCCAGCGTAGGGTTTGAGATCTATGAACAAATGGTAAAAGCTGATCCAAGTTCATTTTGGAAAAGCTATCAAGAAGCGCTAAAGGAAGTAGAGGCATCTCCTGCAAAATATAAGGGTAAACCTGTAGAATTTCTCTACCAACCTTTTTTTATTACAGAGGCGCAATGGAAAGACCTGGAAAAAATATCAGTTACAATGCTGGAAATTACAAAAAAAGTAACGGAGAGGTACTTAACAGAACCAGATTATCGGCGGCTTTTTGGTTTTAATGATTTAATGGAAGCGTTGATACTAAAAGACCCTGGCTATCATTACGCTGTACCGATGACTCGAATAGATGTTTTTTATGATTTTGATGGTCGCTTTCAATTTTGTGAAATTAATACGGATGGGTCTTCGGGAATGACAGAATGCCGGGAATTACAGCGTATTATTGGAGCCTCACCAAGCATACAAGCATTACCCCTGGATGAATTAGAGTTGAAGGAGGGGGAGTTTTTTAAGAGTTGGACAGCTGCTTTTTTGGAGAACTACTGGGAGTTTTCGGGAGAGAAAAACTTTCCTAACGTTGCTATTATTGATTGGTTTCAGGACGAAGTACCGTCTGAGTTTATCGAATTTCAAAAGGCCTTTGAGGCTAGTGGATGTCCCGCTCGAATAGTGGATGTCCGAGAACTTTCTTATTCAGAAGGCAAACTGAAGGATGGAGATTTTTCTATTGATGCTGTGTATCGGCGTTTGGTTAGTTGGGAAGCAGTAGGGCGCTACCCGGATACAAAAGCACTGACAGACGCCTACTTAGACGGGAATGTTTGCGTGATAGGTCCCTTCCGATCACAAATACCTCATAATAAACGTTTTTTTGCCGTTTTGCATAATGAAGGTACTAATGATTTTTTGGAACCAGAAGAGAAAGCCTTTATTCGCGACCATATTCCTTATACAGCTATCTTAGATAAAGATAATTCCAGTCAATGGCAAGAATGGATAGATCATAAACATCACTATATTATAAAACCGGAAGACTTGTATGCTTCATCAGGAGTATATGCAGGGCAGGATTATTCAGTAGAAGAATGGAAGCGACTCTTAGAAAAAGCAAGTTCACAGAACTACTTGATACAGCAGTATTGTCACGTTCCTAGAATGCCAATGGCTATGTTTGAAAAAGGGAAAGTGACCTTCGAAGAACAACAATACCTGATGGGATGCTTTGTGTACAACGAAAAGTTTCAGGGGCCCTATATCAGAACAGGACGTAAAAGTATCATTGGGTCTGTGGTTGAGTGTTATACAGTGCCCGCATATCGTGTAAAAAAGTAAAACAGCGGGAAGGATTCGTCAGTAACTTATCATCCTGTTTATGTAAGAATCCTGTTTATGATGGAAGAAAAATGCATATTGCGTTATAATAAAGCCTATAAGGAACAAGAATAATAAGAGAGGCGGGAGGGTTTTGGTTGCGCATTAAATGGGACCATCAGTACTTAAAATATACGCTTTATGCATCGCTGACGATTATTATAGCGATTGTTTTTTATCATGTAGTGGATAATCTTACGATTTTTGTTGATAGCTTGAGGCTTGGTTTTAAATGGCTTAGAAAACTTCTCAGTCCATTTATTATAGCGGGATTTATTGCCTATCTTCTCAATCCGGGAGTCAGGTGGTTTGAAACCAGGTTTTTTAGAAGAATTTTTGGGAAAGAAAAAAGTGCAAAAAGACGTCGTAATCTTAGTATTTTAAGCGTATACCTTATTTTTGCAGGTGCATTAACCGCATTAATTATGATCATTGTGCCGCAAATTATTGCCAATGTAAGAGATATTGCCAGAAGAGCGCCGGAATATGCCGCGTTTATCGAAACCTTTATCAATCGTTGGTCAACGGAGTTTAGAACCATTCAGATCTATCATATTAACATCGATCTATATGATTTTGCAGAACCGATCGAACAAAATTTAGATCGTTATCTGGATCGAGCCAGTGAAATCATGGAAATATCCGTTGCGCTTGTTATTAATAGAGCTATGGCAATCACTTCTGGGTTTCTTAATTTTGTTCTTGGTTTGGTTATTTCGGTATATGCATTGGCGGATAAGGAATCTTTTAAAAATGGTACGGAATCTGTGTTGCGTGCATTTTTTCGTAAAGACAAGGTGGAAAAAATCAAAGATTTTGGACGAGAAGCAGATTACTTATTTTCTCGATTCATTGTTGGTAAATCCATTGATTCTCTGATTATTGGGATACTATGTTATATCGGAATGCTTGTAATGGATATACGATATGCATTATTGCTGAGTGTATTTGTTGGCGTAGCCAACATGATCCCATACTTTGGCCCCATATTAGGCATGATTCCAGCAGGATTGTTAACATTGATAGACAGTCCGGTGAAAGCATTTTGGGTGGTCGTATTTCTGTTAGCGCTTCAGCAATTTGATGGTTTATACCTGGGACCTAAGATTTTAGGCAGCAGTGTTGGGATGCCACCTTTCTGGGTGATTTTTTCTATTATTATTGGAGGAAAACTTTTTGGTGTCATGGGAATGTTTTTAGGTGTTCCTGTTTTTAGTGTTATCAGACTTTTTTTACGAAAATTATTTATTGCTCTGATTCAGCAAAAGGAAGAAGAACACGAGCATGAACATAGCTGACGCTATGGTTAAGGATGTATATAGTAACTGACAAAAAGAAACATACAATCTGATTTGGAGGGATAATATGAGAATAGAAGTATCGACACAAAAACCGGAAAAAATGGAAGTTGATCTTTTGGCAATGGCACTATTTGAAGATAGTGAAAGATCGGACAGTTCTTTTCTGGCCATCGATAAAGCTTTAGGTGGTCAACTTACAGAAATTTTTGAAGAAAAAAGTTTTTGTGGCAAAAAAGATGAAACAACATTGATCTACACACATCAAAAAATTCCGGTTAGGAAAGTGTTATTGATCGGGATGGGGAAAAAAGATAAAATTGATGTTTTTACCTTGAAGAAAGCGGCAGCGAAAGCCGTCAAGCAGTCCAAAAAAGAAAAATGTGCTAAACTGGGTTTTTGGAGCATTGACCCACTACCTTTTCGGGTGGAAGAAGTGGGACAGTTTGTTAGTGAAGGCTTGGTTCTAGGCAACTATGAATTTAATCAGTACAAAACAAAAGAAAAAGAGGA is a window encoding:
- a CDS encoding AI-2E family transporter, which produces MRIKWDHQYLKYTLYASLTIIIAIVFYHVVDNLTIFVDSLRLGFKWLRKLLSPFIIAGFIAYLLNPGVRWFETRFFRRIFGKEKSAKRRRNLSILSVYLIFAGALTALIMIIVPQIIANVRDIARRAPEYAAFIETFINRWSTEFRTIQIYHINIDLYDFAEPIEQNLDRYLDRASEIMEISVALVINRAMAITSGFLNFVLGLVISVYALADKESFKNGTESVLRAFFRKDKVEKIKDFGREADYLFSRFIVGKSIDSLIIGILCYIGMLVMDIRYALLLSVFVGVANMIPYFGPILGMIPAGLLTLIDSPVKAFWVVVFLLALQQFDGLYLGPKILGSSVGMPPFWVIFSIIIGGKLFGVMGMFLGVPVFSVIRLFLRKLFIALIQQKEEEHEHEHS
- a CDS encoding glutathionylspermidine synthase family protein — its product is MKGLPSVGFEIYEQMVKADPSSFWKSYQEALKEVEASPAKYKGKPVEFLYQPFFITEAQWKDLEKISVTMLEITKKVTERYLTEPDYRRLFGFNDLMEALILKDPGYHYAVPMTRIDVFYDFDGRFQFCEINTDGSSGMTECRELQRIIGASPSIQALPLDELELKEGEFFKSWTAAFLENYWEFSGEKNFPNVAIIDWFQDEVPSEFIEFQKAFEASGCPARIVDVRELSYSEGKLKDGDFSIDAVYRRLVSWEAVGRYPDTKALTDAYLDGNVCVIGPFRSQIPHNKRFFAVLHNEGTNDFLEPEEKAFIRDHIPYTAILDKDNSSQWQEWIDHKHHYIIKPEDLYASSGVYAGQDYSVEEWKRLLEKASSQNYLIQQYCHVPRMPMAMFEKGKVTFEEQQYLMGCFVYNEKFQGPYIRTGRKSIIGSVVECYTVPAYRVKK
- a CDS encoding glutamate--cysteine ligase; protein product: MNTWQYKEDRIIELLKKGEKSPDALMIGMELEHFVVDKASGQSVSYEQDKGIEVILSQMKDEAHQPIWEKNHLIGLSHPDYQITLEPGGQIEISIRPCEQLEEMASIYRNFLDKIIPITESQDQWLLCIGYHPKSSIHDIPFNPKERYVFMSEYLKNHGRYAHNMMKGTASLQVVVDYCNEEDFIKKFRVAHFLMPVLALLTDNAPYFEGAEVTHHSMRTAIWDETDPARSGLIPGVMDKSFGYREYARYILNVCPIMTKKDNRFIDAENKKAGELENFDLLSDEEVDHLLSMVFPDVRLRQYMEIRMADSIPFPYNLAFAALIKGLFYQQEALDYLYRLSRDVTDQKLLNYRKQIMKKGYAVKIEGHTCGEIMRILFDLAKRTLNKEERDWLSKLEALVEEEKTLADISLQRAKKEEDWMKYLAANRGFGEEKK
- a CDS encoding TRAP transporter permease; the encoded protein is MDEMKNNIPLEEELDEKKQQELLEKYDAESRTRTYKSKGMSVFVSVLAIAISLYHLYTAYFGTLVTLKHRSLHVAMILALAYLLYPAHKRASRQKLSWYDAIFAVLAVSVTVYIFYDYLGIVHRAGIPNQADLFFGAVLVILVLEAARRVTGWALPSLGLIFIAYSLFGSNMPGFFGHRGYQWQQIVNHLFVTTDGIYGTAVGVASTYIFLFILFGAIMNKSGMGQFFNDIAMAAAGHTKGGPAKVAVIASGFLGSINGAAIANVVTTGAFTIPLMKRTGYSEDFSGAVEASASVGGQLLPPIMGAAAFIMAEVLGVQYRVIVMAAILPALLYYLGIMVQVQMRASKKGLEGIPKEELPTVKEVMKERGHLLLPLLFLVYMLFFSGRTIIFSAFLTILVTIFISTLRPTTRMNFKEILESLDAGARSVVPVAVACAAVGPIVGVASITGFGLSMAYTIVSLGGTSLMFTLIFTMLTCIILGMGLPSIPAYLITATMAAPALIQLGIEPIVAHLFVFYFAMFANITPPVALASFAAAGISGGNAMKTGVESMKLSIAGFIVPYMFVYNSALLLRGTTFLEGVLVASTAIIGVTILASAAEGYFFAVIPAIQRIVLLGASLLLISANAMQDAIGILIIAIILGSQYAKVKKKKKEMSPSGTTATEA